From Odontesthes bonariensis isolate fOdoBon6 chromosome 21, fOdoBon6.hap1, whole genome shotgun sequence, a single genomic window includes:
- the LOC142372027 gene encoding NLR family CARD domain-containing protein 3-like → MQSDRSKGRFINFKADQRSRPQRVDQQSSEGPSGPSAQQHQTQLDSIFMLLEDNMLTFVKEELKKMQKALSPDYPECLGSQREGEDEEQRSSREALVKITVHFLRRMKQEELADRLQSELVAAVCGRKVKCALKKKFQCVFEGIPKAGKPTLLNQIYTELYITEGGTGEVNDEHEVRQIEAASRKAGRAETSIRQEDIFKGPPGRDEPIRTVMTKGVAGIGKTVLTQKFTLDWAEGKANQDIHFMFPFTFRELNVLRERKFSLVELVHHFFTETKAAGICSFEQFQVVFIFDGLDECRLPLDFHSKEPLADATEPTSVDVLLTNLIRGELLPSARLWITTRPAAANQIPAGCVGMVTEVRGFTDPQKEEYFRKRFRDSEQASRIISHIQTSRSLHIMCHIPVFCWITATVLEDVLDTREGAELPSTLTEMYIHFLVVQAKVKKLKYDGGAATDPHWSPESREMIESLGKLAFEQLQKGNLIFYESDLTECGIDISAASVYSGVFTQIFREERGLYQEKVFCFIHLSVQEFLAALHVHLTFISSGLNLMGEQQKSQKSKTLKETLFYQSAVNKALESPNGHLDLFLRFLLGLSLQTNQRLLRGLLTQTGSSSQTNQKTVDYIKKKISENLSAERSINLFHCLNELNDRSLVEQIQQALSSGSLSTDKLSPAQWSALGFILLSSGKHLDVFELKKYSASEEALLRLLPVVKASNKAVLSGCNLSERSCAALSSALSSQSSSLTELDLSNNNLQDSGLKQLSVGLQSPNCNLEALSLSGCLITEEGCASLVSALTSNPSHLRELDLSYNHPGDSAVKQLSAGLEDPQWRLDTLRVEPAGERWLTPGLRKYSCQLTIDTNTVNRKLKLSVNNREVTYVEENQSYPDHPDRFDVWPLLLCSNVLTGRCYWEVEWRGGVYISVSYRGISRRGDRDCVFGYNDQSWSLRCSDGGYSVYHNNREIFISSSSSSSSSSSSSSSSSSSSSSSSSSSSSVCNRAAVYVDRPAGTLSFYRVSSDTLIHLHTFSTTFTEEPLHPGFGVWFWSSVSSVSLY, encoded by the exons agtggaccagcagagctcagagggtcccagtggtccgtctgcccagcagcatcaaacacagctggactccatatttatg ctgctggaggacaacatgctcacttttgtgaaggaggagctgaagaagatgcagaaggctctgagtccagattacccagaatgcttagggagtcagagggagggtgaggatgaagagcagaggagcagcagagaggcattagtgaagatcacagttcacttcctgaggagaatgaagcaggaggagctggctgaccgtctgcagagcg aacttgttgctgcagtttgtggacgtaaagttaaatgtgctctgaagaagaagttccagtgtgtgtttgaggggattcctaaagcaggaaagccaacccttctgaatcagatctacacagagctctacatcacagagggagggaccggagaggtcaatgatgaacatgaggtcagacagattgaagcagcatccaggaaagcaggcagagcagaaacatccatcagacaggaagacatctttaaaggcccacctggaagagatgaaccaatcagaacagtgatgacaaagggagtggctggcattgggaaaacagtcttaacacagaagttcactctggactgggctgaaggcaaagccaaccaggacatccacttcatgtttccattcactttcagagagctgaatgtgctgagagagagaaagttcagcttggtggagcttgttcatcacttctttactgagaccaaagcagcaggaatctgcagctttgaacagttccaggttgtgttcatctttgacggtctggatgagtgtcgacttcctctggacttccacagcaaggagcccctggctgatgctacagagcccacctcagtggatgtgctgctgacaaacctcatcaggggggagctgcttccctctgctcgcctctggataaccacacgacctgcagcagccaatcagatccctgctggctgtgtcggcatggtgacagaggtcagagggttcactgacccacagaaggaggagtacttcaggaagaggtTCAGAGATTcagagcaggccagcaggatcatctcccacatccagacatcccgaagcctccacatcatgtgccacatcccggtcttctgctggatcactgctacagttctggaggatgtgttggacaccagagagggagcagagctgcccagcaccctgactgagatgtacatccacttcctggtggttcaggccaaagtgaagaagctcaagtatgatggaggagctgcgacagatccacactggagtccagagagcagggagatgattgagtctctgggaaaactggcttttgagcagctgcagaaaggaaacctgatcttctatgaatcagacctgacagagtgtggcatcgatatctcagcagcctcagtgtactcaggagtgttcacacagatctttagagaggagagagggctgtaccaggagaaggtgttctgcttcatccatctgagtgttcaggagtttctggctgctcttcatgtgcatctgaccttcatcagctctggactcaacctgatggGAGAACAACAAAAGTCTCAGAAGTCCAAAACACTGAAAGAGACTCTCTTCTACCAGAGTGCTGTGAACaaggccttagagagtccaaacggacacctggacctgttcctccgcttcctcctgggtctttccctgcagaccaatcagaggctcctacgaggcctgctgacacagacaggaagtagctcacagaccaatcagaagacagtcgattacatcaagaagaagatcagtgagaatctgtctgcagagagaagcatcaatctgttccactgtctgaatgaactgaatgatcgttctctggtggagcagatccaacaggccctgagttcaggaagtctctccacagataaactgtctcctgctcagtggtcagctctgggcttcatcttactgtcatcaggaaaacatctggatgtgtttgagctgaagaaatactctgcttcagaggaggctcttctgaggctgctgccagtggtcaaagcctccaacaaagctgt ACTGAgcggctgtaacctctcagagagaagctgtgcagctctgtcctcagctctcagctcccagtcctccagcctgacagaactggacctgagtaacaacaacctgcaggattcagggctgaagcagctgtctgttggacTGCAGAGTCCAAACTGTAACCTGGAAGCTCTCAG cctgtcaggctgtctgatcacagaggaaggctgtgcttctctggtctcagctctgacctccaacccctcccatctgagagagctggacctgagctacaaccatccaggagacTCAGCAGTGAAGCAGCTCTCAGCTGGACTGGAGGATCCACAGTGGAGGCTGGACACTCTCAG ggtggagcctgctggagaacgatggctgacaccaggtctgaggaagt attcctgccaactcacaatcgacacaaacacagtgaacagGAAACTGAAACTGTCTGTTAACAACAGGGAGGTGACATATGTGGAGGAGAatcagtcatatcctgatcatccagacagatttgaTGTCTGGCCTCTGCTGCTGTGTAGcaatgttctgactggtcgctgttactgggaggtcgagtggagaggaggagtttatatatcagtgagttacagaggaatcagcaggagaggagacagagactgtgtgtttggatacaatgatcagtcctggagtctaaggtgctctgatggaggttactCTGTTTATCACAATAACAGAGAAATAtttatctcctcctcctcctcctcctcctcctcctcctcctcctcctcctcctcctcctcctcctcctcctcctcctcctcctcctcctcctctgtctgtaacagagcagcagtgtatgtggaccgtcctgctggcactctgtccttctacagagtctcctctgacacactgatccacctccacaccttcagcaccacattcactgaagaacctctgcatcctggatttgGAGTCTGGTTCTGGTCATCTGTTTCCTCAGTGTCTCTGTACTGA